Proteins from a genomic interval of uncultured Fibrobacter sp.:
- a CDS encoding alpha-amylase/4-alpha-glucanotransferase domain-containing protein — MKPTLSFVLQLPPSTAYAKLESVVENLLKGVCMMLDSGKVKFSLFLDGPTIEVITKVPRPLMLGKLRRAIEDGSLELLGGGYYDPMLPLFPTELQSMQLKKHGKLLWKYFGIEPSGYFNSSMVWEMEMTELLEKHRFEYALVQEASLQDALGRTTPVSGWYTVEDKGSLMRVVPVSQKLSEAISNDDFQWEQIAEPYCRGGKAAVVGLNIPPQPGDIIPFFERLIEFVEMNEISTKTVASAVTEQNAEGRVSFLLSSGRKIGLPAAAKTCRELLIRRPEVNLLHKMLLAQFRRAAALLKGRERDDFFEMLLPAMSPIYYRDMQDSEGMRTPMVRWWGTRFLLQAANRLTDLVSFDGIRLDIADFMLEGYKSIWAENHSYSFLLNYRDGGILNILNAKDAENSVLGAWRDDGNPAVGFLDFMIPNVELKAEKLDQILSDREGMLSAAYDYQIKRHDAGTDIALLSDQQPVLGNQTYALHAEKNFELSSTGSQFTVEYKLTNNSPEKIKGFFGTLLDTGLLACGHTERDILIDGVPLKFNFRDPLIFPDACSLEIADKTTTSRIELVFAKKTSVLVSPIFGASAQAAPEALQGIRVFPFWKMDLASESEFSVLMTVKISKR; from the coding sequence ATGAAACCGACGTTATCGTTTGTGTTGCAGCTGCCGCCATCGACGGCGTATGCAAAGCTTGAATCTGTTGTAGAGAATTTGCTGAAGGGCGTCTGCATGATGCTCGATTCGGGTAAGGTGAAGTTTTCGCTATTCCTGGATGGCCCGACTATTGAGGTAATCACCAAGGTTCCGCGCCCGCTCATGTTAGGCAAGTTGCGTCGTGCAATCGAAGACGGTTCGCTTGAACTTTTGGGCGGTGGTTATTACGACCCGATGCTCCCGCTTTTCCCGACAGAACTGCAGTCCATGCAGCTCAAGAAGCATGGCAAGCTTTTGTGGAAATATTTCGGCATTGAACCTTCCGGTTATTTCAATTCCTCGATGGTGTGGGAAATGGAAATGACCGAACTCCTCGAAAAGCACCGCTTTGAATATGCGCTTGTGCAAGAGGCTTCGCTTCAGGATGCGCTTGGCCGCACGACTCCTGTTTCGGGTTGGTACACGGTCGAAGACAAGGGCTCGCTCATGCGAGTGGTTCCGGTGTCGCAGAAATTGTCCGAAGCCATTTCGAACGATGATTTCCAGTGGGAGCAGATTGCTGAACCCTATTGCCGAGGCGGAAAGGCTGCCGTCGTCGGCCTGAATATTCCTCCGCAGCCGGGAGATATTATCCCGTTCTTTGAACGCTTGATCGAATTTGTCGAAATGAACGAAATCTCGACGAAAACGGTTGCGAGCGCGGTTACTGAACAGAATGCCGAAGGCCGCGTGAGTTTCTTGCTTTCGTCTGGGCGAAAGATCGGCTTGCCTGCAGCAGCGAAAACTTGTCGCGAACTTCTGATTCGTAGGCCCGAAGTCAACCTGCTCCATAAAATGCTTTTGGCCCAGTTCCGCCGTGCCGCGGCATTGCTCAAGGGCCGTGAACGCGATGATTTCTTCGAAATGCTTTTGCCAGCCATGTCGCCTATCTATTACCGCGACATGCAGGATAGCGAAGGCATGCGTACGCCGATGGTCCGTTGGTGGGGCACGCGTTTTTTGCTGCAGGCCGCAAACCGCCTGACCGATCTCGTCTCGTTCGATGGAATCCGCCTGGATATTGCCGACTTTATGCTTGAAGGCTACAAGAGCATTTGGGCCGAAAACCATTCGTACTCCTTCTTGCTGAATTATCGCGACGGCGGCATTCTGAATATCTTGAATGCCAAGGATGCCGAAAATAGTGTACTGGGGGCTTGGCGTGACGACGGAAATCCGGCTGTCGGTTTTTTGGATTTCATGATTCCCAACGTGGAACTCAAGGCCGAAAAGCTAGACCAGATCCTGTCTGACCGCGAAGGGATGCTGTCTGCTGCCTACGATTATCAAATCAAGAGACATGATGCGGGTACCGATATCGCCCTCTTGTCCGATCAGCAGCCGGTGCTTGGCAACCAGACTTATGCGCTTCATGCCGAGAAGAACTTTGAGCTTTCGTCCACGGGTTCACAGTTTACTGTAGAATACAAGCTTACGAATAATTCTCCTGAAAAAATCAAGGGATTCTTCGGAACCTTGCTGGATACGGGCCTTCTCGCTTGCGGACATACGGAAAGGGACATCTTGATTGATGGCGTTCCGCTCAAGTTCAACTTCCGCGACCCGCTCATTTTCCCAGATGCATGCTCTCTTGAGATTGCGGACAAGACGACCACATCTAGAATAGAGCTCGTCTTTGCGAAAAAGACTTCTGTTCTGGTATCGCCGATTTTCGGCGCGTCCGCGCAAGCTGCTCCGGAAGCTTTGCAAGGCATTCGCGTATTCCCGTTCTGGAAAATGGATCTTGCGAGCGAGTCTGAATTCTCTGTACTCATGACAGTTAAAATTTCCAAGAGGTAA